The following proteins are encoded in a genomic region of Candida albicans SC5314 chromosome 4, complete sequence:
- the PGA31 gene encoding Pga31p (Cell wall protein; putative GPI anchor; expression regulated upon white-opaque switch; induced by Congo Red and cell wall regeneration; Bcr1-repressed in RPMI a/a biofilms), producing MKFHMRLQKKIFVLEYYIKPDISSFSGKYLFLLFFLFQSHINQLFDYIYFIQKYLICYIMKFLTAASLLTLSSSALAAIKDIQLYAQSSNNEVNDFGISSRHEGAALNYLFLAAPGVAENLKYDDETKTVYTELKAGSSTVRQPLNVGNTVLQLGGSGDGTKVDIAEDGTLSFDGSDSVGAAKNINDPYNYSKDSYAVVKGGDGAIPIKLVAKFTGDDKESASSSSSSAAPEPTASSSEAPKETPVYSNSTVTLYTTYCPLSTTITLTVCSDVCTPTVIETSGSVTVSSVQVPSKTASSEAAPPKTTVDSVSKPAPSGKKPTAAVTSFEGAANALTGGSVAIAVAAAIGLVF from the coding sequence atgaaatttcatatgagattgcaaaaaaaaatttttgttttggaaTATTATATAAAACCTGACATATCTTCGTTTTCTGGAAAATATTTattccttcttttttttttattccaATCCCATATCAATCAACTTTTTGATTACATTTACTTTATACAAAAATATCTTATTTGCTacataatgaaatttttaactGCTGCTTCCTTATTGACTTTGTCCTCATCAGCTTTGGCTGCCATTAAAGACATTCAATTATATGCTCAATCTTCCAACAACGAAGTCAACGACTTTGGTATTTCCTCCAGACATGAAGGTGCTGCCTTGAACTACTTATTCTTGGCTGCTCCAGGTGTTGCTGAAAACTTGAAATATGATGACGAAACCAAAACCGTCTATACTGAATTAAAAGCTGGTTCCTCCACTGTCAGACAACCATTAAACGTTGGTAATACTGTTCTTCAATTGGGTGGTAGTGGTGATGGTACTAAAGTTGACATTGCTGAAGATGGTACCCTTTCCTTTGATGGTTCCGACTCTGTTGGTGCTGCCAAGAACATCAATGACCCATACAACTACTCCAAAGATTCATATGCCGTTGTTAAAGGTGGTGATGGTGCTATTCCAATCAAACTTGTTGCTAAATTCACTGGTGACGATAAAGAAtctgcttcttcttcttcttcttctgctgCTCCAGAACCAACTGCTTCTTCATCTGAAGCTCCAAAGGAAACTCCAGTCTACAGCAACAGTACTGTTACCCTTTACACCACTTACTGTCCATTATCTACCACCATCACTTTGACTGTCTGTTCTGATGTCTGTACTCCAACTGTCATTGAAACTTCTGGTTCAGTCACTGTTTCTTCCGTTCAAGTTCCATCCAAGACTGCTTCTTCTGAAGCTGCTCCACCAAAGACCACTGTTGACTCAGTCAGTAAACCAGCTCCATCTGGTAAAAAACCAACTGCTGCTGTCACTTCATTCGAAGGTGCTGCTAACGCCCTCACTGGTGGTTCAGTTGCTATTGCTGTTGCCGCTGCCATTGGTTTGGTATTCTAA